The genomic stretch CAAATACCGGTACCCGGCGGGACCACGCTAAAACGGCTGAACGCCTGCTGCCCCCACTTCAGGAACACGTAGCGCTCGTGGTTGCGCTCCATCTCCAGACGCACGTTCTCGCCAAAGGCGTCGTCATCACCAAAGCGGTCAACGGTTACGGAGTGGTCAATGACGAGGTCAACAGGGGAAAGCGGATTCACTTTTGCCGTATCTCCGCCGAGACGCTTAACGGCCTCGCGCATCGCGGCTAAATCAACGACGGCAGGAACACCGGTAAAGTCCTGCATCAGCACCCTGGCCGGGCGGTAGGCGATTTCTCTGTCGGCATGGGCATTTTCGAGCCACCCTGCCAGCGCCTGGATATCATCGAGGGTGACAGAATCACCGTCCTGCCAGCGCAATAGGTTTTCCAGTAATACTTTCAATGACTTGGGTAAACGCGAAATGTCCCCAAGCGTTCTGGCAGCCAGCGGCAGGCTGTAGTAATGCCAGGTTTTATTTTCTGCCTGTAACGTGTCCTTACTGGCTTCGCGTAGGGTTAACGACATAAGCTCCTCCTTAATCACAGAGATGCCCCGACAATCATCAGGGCCGTAATTAAAGATAACACAAAGATGTCGTAACGTTTTGATAACAACCCAAATTGATAAATTTAGGATTGGTCCAGAAAGGAAAAACAAAAAACCCCGCCGTAGCGAGGTTTTACAATTTAGTGGAGGGCCAACCAGATGAGCTGACTCCAGAACAGAATCGACACGGTAAAAACGCCGATCCATGACCAGTATTTGTGAGACGTCATGTTATTCATCATAGGGACACCAGGCATTATTTATTAAAAGTTCCGAGGTAAGTCCTCAGTGCTATATTGCTGATGTGTATTTATTAAAGAGTACAAAAGTGCAGAGTCGATATTCAGACTATTTGCATCATTACGCAATTAACTAAATTATTGTTTTTTGGGTTCGTCTTCTGCGAACACATCAATAAACGCTTGCTGCTGCGGCGTCAGTTTCCAGGACGCGGGTACAACGGTCGCAGGAGCTTTACGCCCTCTGTGGCCATTGTCACGATGCTGACACATCTGTTTTACCGAAGCTGTACGTACCGTCACTGCCATATTTAACCCCAATATTTCCAGGCCAGGAGAGCAACCACCACCCAAAACAGGGTAGAGACGAGAAAGACCGCCAGCCAGGCTTTACGCTTGAGCGCAGGATCCCTTTGCGGTTCTTCACTTCCTGAAGGCATTGCTAACCTCATACAATCGATATCGCTTATCATTTAGGACCAAACAATTGGTACAATTAATCATCTGTTGAGATAAATCCTAAAGAAACTTTAGCCGAAAAGCCAGTGAATTTACGCACCGGGAGGTATGAAATATTCAATCTTTTGACCAGAAA from Enterobacter dykesii encodes the following:
- the ymiC gene encoding small membrane protein YmiC, with protein sequence MNNMTSHKYWSWIGVFTVSILFWSQLIWLALH
- a CDS encoding YmiA family putative membrane protein; this translates as MRLAMPSGSEEPQRDPALKRKAWLAVFLVSTLFWVVVALLAWKYWG